A genomic region of Chloroflexota bacterium contains the following coding sequences:
- the cmr4 gene encoding type III-B CRISPR module RAMP protein Cmr4, producing the protein MYAKLLFLHALSPIHAGTGQGVGVIDLPVAREKATGIPIVPGSSVKGVLRDACPDDKKVAIFGPDTGNADLHAGSAQFTDLRLLLLPVRSLKGTFAWVTSPLLLRRFLRDADNVRDAMPPDTAPDVPNLETCFVSDESCEIDMAGDNGRRVILEDLELNAKESEEAARWAEWLGSQLFPSDSYWKGALKGRICIVHDDVLSFLLETATEIAARIRLKEKEKTVERGALWYEEALPAETVLSGLLLAAEVKAGKDEVFSVVGDLVKSPVQVGGNATVGRGLCQMRLV; encoded by the coding sequence ATGTACGCGAAACTTCTTTTCCTCCACGCGCTTTCTCCGATACACGCCGGAACGGGTCAGGGTGTTGGGGTGATCGACCTGCCTGTTGCCCGAGAGAAAGCCACGGGCATCCCCATCGTGCCAGGGTCCTCGGTCAAAGGGGTGCTGCGAGATGCCTGTCCCGATGACAAGAAGGTCGCTATCTTCGGGCCTGATACGGGCAACGCCGATCTTCATGCGGGCTCTGCCCAGTTCACCGATCTGCGGTTGCTGCTTTTGCCGGTGCGCAGCCTGAAGGGCACATTCGCATGGGTCACATCTCCGCTGTTGCTGCGGCGATTTCTGCGAGATGCCGACAACGTGCGAGACGCTATGCCTCCCGATACCGCGCCCGACGTCCCCAACCTCGAAACCTGTTTCGTCAGCGATGAAAGCTGCGAAATTGACATGGCGGGGGATAATGGAAGGCGGGTCATCCTGGAGGATCTGGAGCTGAATGCAAAGGAGTCGGAGGAGGCCGCTCGATGGGCTGAGTGGCTTGGGAGCCAACTCTTTCCGTCTGACTCTTATTGGAAAGGTGCGCTAAAAGGCCGCATTTGCATCGTCCACGACGATGTGCTCTCCTTCCTGTTGGAAACAGCCACCGAGATCGCGGCCAGAATCCGTTTGAAGGAAAAGGAGAAAACGGTGGAGCGAGGGGCGTTGTGGTACGAGGAGGCTCTGCCGGCCGAGACGGTGCTGTCAGGCCTGCTGCTGGCGGCCGAGGTAAAAGCCGGGAAGGACGAGGTCTTTTCCGTTGTGGGAGATCTGGTGAAGTCTCCGGTGCAGGTGGGGGGAAACGCCACCGTTGGCCGCGGGCTCTGCCAGATGCGCCTAGTGTAG
- the cmr1 gene encoding type III-B CRISPR module RAMP protein Cmr1, with translation MNRNRKPKSPPPDVKPRDLDEESMVRQTRKYELITPLFGGGANPQEADPITVVRGPEVRGQLRFWWRATRGGLFDGDLEAMRRAEEAIWGSAAAKGKPGPSKVRIMISDVSSTSEFKRVQIRRRERWMEVDVGDPSSPYSYVAFPLRKMPDKPAAGLREEGIVFTLELMLTQKEVEVTLKGSRRIRLHLMDEIEAALWAWETFGGIGARTRRGFGALHLVAIDDQRQTPPSCDQVERWLQEGLKKYVTEGKWPKRVPHLLRDMRIVLTPAKGDGVEAWEHLFGRLRRFRQSRYPDSHGRPYGRSKWPEADTVRRVTDTYSPGHDPVHPVQGKAPRGRFGLPMIIQFRQDDVSCGDPQPATLQGAGHERYASRLILRPFLCSDGKAVGIACVLEGPADPPGGYVLKTVKGDFPVEAGLTQEEADEISPLKGKSDVLQAFLDYL, from the coding sequence ATGAACAGAAACCGAAAACCAAAATCGCCACCGCCTGATGTCAAACCTCGCGATCTCGACGAGGAGAGCATGGTGCGGCAGACTCGTAAATATGAACTGATCACGCCGCTATTTGGCGGCGGTGCGAATCCCCAGGAAGCGGATCCAATCACCGTGGTGCGGGGCCCCGAGGTGCGCGGGCAACTGCGCTTCTGGTGGCGAGCTACACGTGGAGGGCTGTTCGATGGTGATCTGGAGGCGATGCGCAGAGCGGAAGAGGCGATCTGGGGCTCCGCGGCGGCCAAAGGGAAGCCGGGACCGTCCAAAGTGCGGATCATGATCTCGGACGTCTCCTCCACATCGGAATTCAAGAGAGTTCAGATTAGGAGAAGGGAAAGGTGGATGGAAGTGGATGTAGGTGACCCTTCTTCTCCCTACAGTTACGTGGCCTTTCCCTTGCGGAAGATGCCGGACAAACCTGCCGCTGGGCTGCGCGAGGAAGGCATTGTGTTCACCCTCGAACTGATGCTGACTCAGAAAGAAGTGGAAGTCACTCTGAAAGGGAGCCGACGGATAAGGCTCCATCTAATGGACGAGATCGAGGCTGCCCTGTGGGCGTGGGAGACATTTGGTGGCATTGGCGCTCGCACGCGACGGGGATTCGGTGCATTACACTTGGTGGCGATTGACGATCAGCGGCAGACGCCGCCAAGCTGCGATCAAGTGGAGAGATGGTTGCAAGAGGGACTAAAAAAGTATGTAACGGAGGGAAAGTGGCCGAAAAGGGTTCCCCATCTGCTGCGGGACATGAGGATTGTGTTGACTCCTGCGAAAGGAGACGGGGTCGAAGCCTGGGAGCACCTCTTCGGACGCTTACGCCGGTTTCGCCAATCGCGGTACCCTGATAGCCATGGTCGGCCCTATGGTCGTAGCAAGTGGCCTGAGGCCGACACAGTGCGACGCGTGACCGATACGTACTCTCCGGGACATGATCCTGTTCATCCCGTTCAAGGTAAAGCGCCGCGAGGACGCTTCGGTCTCCCCATGATCATCCAGTTCAGGCAAGACGATGTCAGTTGTGGTGATCCCCAACCTGCGACTCTGCAGGGCGCTGGGCACGAGCGATACGCAAGCCGTCTGATCCTTCGCCCTTTTCTCTGTTCCGATGGCAAGGCTGTTGGGATCGCCTGTGTGCTCGAAGGGCCCGCTGATCCTCCAGGAGGCTATGTTCTGAAGACGGTGAAGGGAGATTTTCCTGTAGAAGCCGGTTTGACTCAGGAAGAAGCGGATGAAATCTCACCCCTTAAGGGCAAATCGGACGTTCTCCAAGCTTTTCTCGACTACCTGTGA